The Crassostrea angulata isolate pt1a10 chromosome 1, ASM2561291v2, whole genome shotgun sequence nucleotide sequence TTCACCAGTCCTTGGAGGCAAACAACTCTCAACTGCAGGTACATCTTCTTGTCATTTGTATGAAAGATTCATTAGATATTAAACAAGCAAAAAATTCTTTTGTGTACAACTATCATCAATTTAAATGctcaatttgatatatttaatgtttattgATTTGATGCATTTGTAAATTCCTCTCATTTTAGGATATGTGTCTGGAAATTGTGCCAACATTTGCTGGGCTGATAGATTTTTCAGCTTTGAAGAAATCCATTTTGCCTCGGATAAAAAAGATTTGCCTTTCAACCAGCACCTTATCTGTAAGTGTACACCAGAGTTCTACTACAAGAACcatgtatttgtttgttaagaattttgcTGGGGACTTCTTAAAACTACTCTAGATCTGAGATTTTGCTATATCTGTGTATGTACTAAATGAGTTTTACTGAATAGGTGAGGATTAAGTGACTCTTGTGTATTTCGTAAGCTCCTTCCATCAGTGTAATATTATACTGATTGTTTCCCTTCTGTGCGTATGATAGGTGAGGATTAACTGCCTGCTGTGTATTGGTAAGCTGTTGGAGTACATGGACAAGTGGACCGTGCTGGATGATGTCCTCCCCCTCCTCCCACAGATCCCCTCCAGGGAGCCCGCCGTACTAATGAGCATTCTAGGTAACTAGTGGATACCAATTATTGAACTCCGATGCAATGGCAGGGGTTAAACTGTTTTTGACTCATCTTTCAGTCAATTAGTcactccttttttttttaatagaatatcATGAAACTTTGTAGTTAAAAAGGAGTCAGGGACATACAATATTGTGTGTAGATATGCATTTTCACTAGAATTTTTATCTTCAAGTTGGAAGATTCCCTTTTTGTAAAACTGGAGATTGTCTTTATAGCTGTTGGTCATTCTGTTTCAACTTTGTTATTTAGACTTTTAAGCCACCTGAGTTGATTGCTCAAGTGAGGTTTTCTGATCAAATTTTGTTGATTGTCTGTCATTGTTCTGGTTTGCATTGTTGATGTTGTCATAGTCACAatgttttcacattttcatcctCTACCCCCAAAACCACTGGGCAGTTTTAGctaaacttggcacaaaaaATCTACGTGCCAAAGGGATTCAAATGTAACTAAATTGCTGGAATTTTATGggttttcattaatattattttttttggggggggggggggggagggttgttgtttctttttatgAACTAAGTGAATCAGACCCCAATtcacttgtataattatatgtttattatatgacattgtattattGATTATTTACAGGAATATATCAAGTCACAATGTCCCATGCGAAACTAGGCATTACAAAAGATCTGCTAGCTACCAAAGTTCTGCCATTCCTCATACCCATTAGTATTGATAGCAATCTGAATCTTTCACAGGTAAATTTTCTAAACTTGTATTTGGAATGTCAATTATCACTTTAAAATAGAATATATTTgaaagtgttttttttctttgattaatctagatatatattaattttctaaAGGATTTTTgctaaattctttaaaaattcatgTATAGTTACTGTACAGGCTTGAGACACAGAAATctctattaatattttgaatattttgtttgtttggaataTCATTATGCATACTGGTAtagaaaatggttaaaaatcacttttcaatagaaatttaattcaACAAATTATTATGGataatattcataaattatGAGTACCATTATACTAAATGTATAACCAAAACTAAGTGtgattgaaagaaaaaaaacccatttatgCCTCTGAGATTGAATCATCCGTATTCAAAAAGTGTTTCTTcacatttcatgaatattttaaaatatttgatgatgcactttgttttcatttaactaCCACATGTGCCTTTTACATTCCTTGTTGGAATACAGAAGTTTCATTTTCTGCAGTTCAATGCTTATATAACAACCATCAAGGATATGATCTCTAAACTGGAATCAGAGCATCGTGGTAAACTGGAGCAGATTGACAAGATGAGACAGGAGCAAAAGTAAGGgcttatttcattggttgatagAAAGTAATCAAATCAATAGACTTTATGATCTTAATGCATGATGCTTTTCAGAAACATCTGgttctttttaaagatatttactTCTGAATCAGAaaattatttccttttaaaatattgtcatGCATTTTGGGACAATAAGAACACCCGATATGTTCCCTCCAAAAGTTTTATGATAAGAAATGCTTAATGATTGTTGATATGTCACTATTATCAATATGCCAGCATCATATATAGATACACTTCATGATTTAATCTGTAGTTTTATATTCCAATGGTTTGAATGATGTGCTGAATaggcatttcttttttttttatcaatgtacagaacaatagaaattacGAAAATAACAGGTCAAGATGAAAAGTCAGCCAAATCCGAGGAGCCAAAGACTATGGTCTGTACATTGTAGTTTTTTTGAACTGTTGTACAAGTATctctgtatacatgtagtaacgTTACAAATTTACAATGTAGGTATCTCGAACCAAATTTATTTCTTTCCCTGTTGTTTTATATACAGATGGATCAGTTTTTGAGTGGGTATAATGTTCAACAAACTGTGGCTAACAGCAAACAGAGTCCATCTCTTATTCAAACTTCTGTACCTTCCTCTGCGACCAAGAAGGAAGCTGAATCCAAACCAGCTGCTTCTAAGGTATAATTATAAGCAACAAAAGccaataaaaaagaatcaaaattTAGTGATTGGTCTTTTtatgtgatacatgtaaatggtgAATCATCTTCAATAATTATTACAAGATTTATATGAATTAGCAgctgaaataaatttaaaatgagaTGAAgctaaatttcattttgataatatataaaacactttatacacttatttcaattattattcAATCACATCTTTTCCCACAGTTTGTGTCATAATAGTTATTAACTTAATATGTTTGcatttatttgttgtttaatttatttgccATTATTTACTCTAGATACATGTTAACAGTGTGATCATGTAGCAGAAgtagatacaatataatatagatggtaaaataaatttatttaaatttatgatgTGCAAAGTTACTTCTTACACTTACATTTATTGCAGACACTGACTTTAGAAGAAAAACAAAGGCTGGCTCAGCAGCAGGAACAGCAAAGACGATTCAAAGAGCAAAAACCTATTACAATGGCGACTAGTAAAGCTTCACCTGTGGCCAAGACTCAACCAAAAGATCTATCAGCATCACTAATGAATTCCAGTCCAATTGGACAGCCGAGGATGATGGGAAATCAGGGAATGATGGGACAGCAGCAAAGTTTGAATTCAAATGTCATGGGCTTCTCACAAAGTGGTTTGACCAGTACTGGTGGGTTCCCCAGTTATTCAGGAGTTGGATCAATGGGTCAGATGCAGGGTTCTTCAGGATCTAGACCAGCATCAGGGACAAATAGCAAACAGTCATTTGATTTATCAGCATTTGACTCCCTTCTTCCCAGTGCTTCACAACCAAAAATGTCCCTGAATCAAATGAATGGTAGTCAGTCACAAGGGGCATCTTTTCCGATGAACAACTCTTCATTTAATTCTATGAACAGTATGGCAAATCAGCCCATGAGACCACAGACTATGTCAGGCTCAAGCATGATGCCTGGACAACCTGGAATGATGGGTAATCATGGCTTTATGGGAAATCAAGGAATGATGGGAAATCAAGGAATGATGGGAAATCAAGGGTTTATGGGACAACCTGGAATGATGAGACAACCTACTCCTATGATGCAAGGACAATTTAATACATCTATGAACAGCATGAATTTCCCCCAGAACCAAGGATCCAGCAATGCAACAAAATCTAACATTACGAACAATGATATTTCAGATATATTTGGTTAAAATTAGAGCTACAAtaacatatatcatattttaacaataatataGGGAATTAGCttttgattttgctatttaattgAATTCATGTTGACTTTATAATATTGGGTAATATGGTTAACGTATTCATGGATCAGTGTTATATCGAAAGATATTTTTTCCATATTCcaattgatttttgaaatttcgtTTAGCACTTTAATGACATTGTGTGAATCTTGGTGTAgattcttttttatatgaagaatgatttaattttttcctttattGGTTCTTCATGTACATTCCTCATCTTGTTTTTATCGCTATTTGAAGCCTTTTCCTTCTCTGCAATGTATGTGTGCAATATTCATTTAATACTTTATGCATTAAAATGCATGTTGTTTAGTTACTCTTTTTAAGtcattagaattaattttttttatttcaaattttgtaataTCAATATATGTAGTCATGAATCAGGACAAGTCAATACCAAGGCACAAAAATGGAAGCACTGATGGTAGTATTAATCAGGCTTTTGCCATAGCATTATGAACTGATTTAGGAATTAGGTCAAGACAGACAACGACATATCATTTCCATACATTGTgtgtaaaagtttaaatctcattGCCTAATCTTATTGATTTCTCAATGTTTACAACATAAAAGAAAGACTAGTATTAATGAATCTCTCTTCATTTCTGCCTTCAATCTTGATTTGTTGTATACATTCaagtttcaaagatttttttatatgcacTGAAGGGGCTTTGGTCttagagtacatgtattttccaaaagccaaacaatttttattgttaaagttCAGTTAACTTGTAATACATGTTTACTTAgtagaaatttcaaatttcaatacttattaaaacttattttattttaactgtGATAATAAAGTtgcaagtattttttaaaaagagtttaCTTTAGTACAgaatctgccccccccccccaaaaaaaaagaagattcaAGGAGagtggatggtcaacaaattataaaattctcACTAAAAAATCCCAAATGATATTATTGGGCGTAAACTATCATCTAGGAAAGAGAAATTCCAAATAATTGGGCTTTAAAATTTTTAGCGTTTCCTaatatctacataattataaacttaTACAAAGCTCTTTTTCTCAAGATTAGTATAATCTAAAAATGGCACggccatccagccctcttaattaCTGGTACGACAAAACCTATACATGAATAATACCAATATTTCTGTGCAAAACGAAGTAAGAGAGGACTTTCTGTGTAAAGTTTAttactctattacaaataacaagTGTCATTAACAAATTCAATAAAGAAATGAGTTTAAAATACATAGAATTGTACActactttaaaatataaataataaaaacatcaaatacatgtatattatatctGAATCCTAGATCACAGTGCAGCATTAGGATTGCCCCCTATCTGAAAttatagaaaagaaatatttagaaGAATGTCGTTATATTTTATTcctatttgatttgatttttaaaaagtaaagtttTAAACTAAACAGTGACATGTatgttcataaataaataatggtttATACAAACTTTAAAGTTCATACAATctgcaaaaagaaaataaagcaatAGTCTCGTTATGGTATaaaagaaacatgcaatttcTTGAGTGTTAATTGATAATtactaaattatgaaattagaACATATAAAATGAAAGCAAATTTGAAATGTAAGTATTAAACACGCAAAGCTCAAACATCATAGAAACACATATAAAGCTCATCACATTCATTCAACTTTTACTCATGAGATTAAATACAAGAactgaaaaattcaacattaaaattaaatacatgtatgtcattaaGAAATATAGGTATTTTGTACTAACTGCAACAAATTTTCTTTACAAGATAAACAACTTCATGTTGTAAAaagattcattattttttagtatacttcataataaataaaaagtcagacactttaaaaatattttatgcacatttgtataattatgtaagTAGAGGAATTCACtggtttcattaattaaatgatttaattttatattacttacttataattGGActgaaaatttgtcaaaataattttaagaatttttataaatatattaataattaaaagagaaaaacGGAGAAAAAATACgctaaaacaaatataattcaGATTATTTGTAAACTTTATTACCAGGATTAATAGTAGTTTACAACCCAGAATAATGAACATTCTGCTCTTATCGATATATAAAAGAGGTTCTTACATGCAGGCCACCGTGTAGTTGTTAAACTCATGACACCTGTATTCAGGTAAACACACATTCATGGAATTCATAATGGAACACCCGTCAGTGGAGTTAGTGATGATAACTGAAGAAAACGGGATTCACATTTACCTACtgatttgatttaatatttgaaaaaaaaaaatgtcactcTATACAGGTTTTAATTTCCATTCTCACCGGTGCCAGCAGACGAATTGAACGATGCTGATGTTACGTTGACGACCTCGCCGGAGTAGTTGACAAAGGCTAGACCGTTCACAAGCTTATATACAGTGTCCAC carries:
- the LOC128186569 gene encoding SCY1-like protein 2, translated to MDVFNKLRSAVSSALPGNPLSKDFDVSNHVASGGPGLSWKIYNAIKRTTKQEASVFVFEKKNLEKYSKKDRDLIIDSLKKGVSQLTRLRHPKILSVLQPLEESREALAFATEPVFASLANVLGDHTNVPTPVPSELTEYKLFDVEIKHGIIQVAEGLGFLHKDAKMMHNNICPSSIIVNKYGAWKLAGFDFCVANISQQDQATTFPCHEWNPDQPPMTQPCLDYMAPEYCLTLSCCEASDMFSLGVLIYCIYNHGKPLYECHNQLSQFKKFTEELRKFRASLLGSVPEGLQQYVKLILNTEPTVRPDPSQLMKVDFFDDVGTVTLQFMDTLFQRDNLQKSEFFRGLPKILKNLPKRVNQQRILPPLVKESVNHDMVPFTLPSLLYMADQATESEYRSFIFPALVPLLKMREPIQISLIFMQNMSVMLKKTPVSDMTNHILPMIHQSLEANNSQLQDMCLEIVPTFAGLIDFSALKKSILPRIKKICLSTSTLSVRINCLLCIGKLLEYMDKWTVLDDVLPLLPQIPSREPAVLMSILGIYQVTMSHAKLGITKDLLATKVLPFLIPISIDSNLNLSQFNAYITTIKDMISKLESEHRGKLEQIDKMRQEQKTIEITKITGQDEKSAKSEEPKTMMDQFLSGYNVQQTVANSKQSPSLIQTSVPSSATKKEAESKPAASKTLTLEEKQRLAQQQEQQRRFKEQKPITMATSKASPVAKTQPKDLSASLMNSSPIGQPRMMGNQGMMGQQQSLNSNVMGFSQSGLTSTGGFPSYSGVGSMGQMQGSSGSRPASGTNSKQSFDLSAFDSLLPSASQPKMSLNQMNGSQSQGASFPMNNSSFNSMNSMANQPMRPQTMSGSSMMPGQPGMMGNHGFMGNQGMMGNQGMMGNQGFMGQPGMMRQPTPMMQGQFNTSMNSMNFPQNQGSSNATKSNITNNDISDIFG